The Sorex araneus isolate mSorAra2 chromosome 5, mSorAra2.pri, whole genome shotgun sequence genome has a segment encoding these proteins:
- the DPM3 gene encoding dolichol-phosphate mannosyltransferase subunit 3 yields MTKLAQWLWGLLLLGSVWAALTLGALGPELPAACREVLWPLPAYLLVSAGCYALGTVGYRVATFHDCEDAARELQSQIHEARADLARRGMRF; encoded by the coding sequence ATGACGAAGTTAGCGCAGTGGCTCTGGGGACTGTTGCTCCTGGGCTCCGTCTGGGCGGCCCTGACCCTGGGAGCCCTGGGTCCGGAGCTGCCCGCGGCATGCCGGGAGGTGCTGTGGCCGCTGCCCGCCTACTTGCTGGTGTCTGCCGGCTGCTATGCGCTAGGCACCGTGGGCTACCGCGTGGCCACTTTCCACGACTGCGAGGACGCCGCCCGCGAGCTGCAGAGCCAGATCCACGAGGCGAGAGCCGACTTAGCCCGCAGGGGGATGCGTTTCTGA
- the SLC50A1 gene encoding sugar transporter SWEET1 — MEAGGVGDSLLAGACVFFTLCMFSSGLSDFRHIWKTRSVDHVQFLPFLTTDINTLSWLSYGALKGDWTVIIVNAVGTALQTLYVLMYLHFCPRKRTVLLQTTALLGILLLAFSYFWLLVPEEQQLQQLGLFCCICTISMYLSPMADLAKIIHTKSTQGLSWPLTIASLLSSACWTFYGLRFQDPYITVPNLPGILTSLLRLWLFWKYPQERDRSYQHLQT; from the exons ATGGAGGCGGGCGGCGTGGGCGACTCGCTCCTTGCCGGAGCTTGCGTGTTCTTCACCCTCTGCATGTTCTCCTCCGGCCT CTCGGACTTCAGGCACATATGGAAGACTCGGAGCGTGGACCATGTGCAGTTCCTGCCCTTTCTCACCACGGACATCAA caCCCTGAGCTGGCTGAGCTACGGGGCCTTGAAGGGAGACTGGACGGTGATCATCGTCAACGCCGTGGGCACTGCGCTGCAGACCCTGTACGTCCTGATGTATCTGCACTTCTGCCCGCGGAAG CGCACGGTGCTCCTCCAGACCACGGCCCTGCTGGGCATCTTGCTCCTGGCCTTCAGCTACTTCTGGTTGCTGGTACCTGAGGAACAGCAGCTTCAGCAGCTGGGCCTCTTCTGCTGTATCTGCACCATCTCCATGTACCTCTCACCAATGGCTGACTTG GCCAAGATCATTCACACCAAGTCTACACAAGGCCTCTCTTGGCCACTGACCAttgcttccctcctctcctctgcctgtTGGACCTTCTACGGGCTCCGTTTCCAGGACCCTTACATTACA GTGCCCAATCTTCCTGGCATTCTCACCAGCCTCCTTCGCCTCTGGCTCTTTTGGAAGTACCcacaggagagagacaggagctACCAGCATTTGCAAACCTGA